One genomic window of Quercus lobata isolate SW786 chromosome 9, ValleyOak3.0 Primary Assembly, whole genome shotgun sequence includes the following:
- the LOC115960356 gene encoding putative wall-associated receptor kinase-like 16, translating into MASVHLAILQLTLLWVVEASIVNTNGLPLAKDGCEDHCGNVRIPYPFGTREGCYVNDSFLITCDHTYNPPLAFLSDSIINVTDIWLSGEMRIYAFVANDCYNRTGGRARYNQPWLRSGIFPISNTQNKFMAIGCDTYAVIKGSRGTSYTTGCMSLCDSTRDVVEGSCSGIGCCETAIPRGVMDFNISVSSYYQHNRVWEFNPCSYAFVAEEGTYNFSTQDVQNFTGGHRMPMVLNWAIGDQKCSEAKKGLESYACMANSECHDSNNGPGYQCSCSKGYQGNPYLKDGCQDIDECLNSTICVQNCTNLPGTYNCSCQLPGYDGDGKWDGTGCKLIPSPERFPSSESFPLINRISLGVSVSLLVLVLAISWLYWGLKRRKLIKLKEKFFKQNGGFLLQQQLSKHNGSIETTQIFTAEELEKATNNYHENRILGQGGQGRVYKGILPDNKIVAIKKSKIIDQSQVEQFINEVSILSQINHRNVVKLLGCCLETEVPLLVYEFVTNGTLFNLIHKTDHSSTLQWQLRLQIAVETAGALSYLHSAASTPIIHRDIKSTNVLLDDNYKAKVSDFGASRLVPLDHTQLTTLVQGTLGYLDPEYFHSSQLTKKSDVYSFGVLLAELLTGMKALSFERPEEERNLAMHFVSSMNESRLFEILDQRMLNERNVEQLNEVAMLAKRCLKVKGEERPTMKEVAMELEGLKAMTKHPWVKGDMSLEETKYLIQKPYEDCVGGVSGNSACYDSIRKQVSISILDDGR; encoded by the exons ATGGCCTCAGTGCACTTGGCAATCTTGCAATTGACCTTGCTGTGGGTAGTAGAAGCATCAATTGTCAACACCAACGGCTTGCCTTTAGCCAAGGACGGCTGTGAAGACCATTGTGGCAATGTCCGTATTCCATACCCATTTGGCACAAGGGAAGGATGCTACGTTAATGATAGCTTTCTCATCACTTGTGATCACACATACAACCCGCCCTTGGCGTTTTTGTCAGATAGTATTATAAATGTTACAGACATATGGCTTTCGGGTGAAATGCGCATATATGCCTTTGTAGCCAATGATTGCTACAACAGAACTGGTGGGCGTGCACGCTACAATCAACCTTGGCTCCGATCGGGAATATTCCCAATCTCCAACACTCAAAACAAGTTCATGGCTATTGGGTGTGACACATATGCTGTGATAAAGGGTTCTAGAGGGACAAGCTACACAACTGGGTGCATGTCTTTATGTGATAGCACGAGAGATGTGGTTGAGGGATCTTGCTCTGGTATTGGTTGTTGCGAAACTGCTATTCCAAGAGGAGTAATGGATTTCAATATCAGTGTATCGAGCTATTACCAACACAACAGAGTGTGGGAATTCAATCCTTGCAGCTATGCTTTTGTGGCAGAGGAAGGTACTTACAACTTCTCAACACAAGATGTTCAAAATTTTACGGGAGGTCATAGGATGCCGATGGTGCTAAATTGGGCAATAGGGGATCAAAAATGCAGTGAAGCTAAAAAGGGTCTTGAAAGTTATGCATGCATGGCTAACAGTGAGTGTCATGACTCGAACAATGGTCCAGGCTACCAGTGCAGTTGTTCCAAGGGATACCAAGGCAATCCTTACCTTAAGGATGGCTGCCAAG atATTGATGAGTGCTTAAATTCCACCATATGCGTCCAAAACTGCACCAATTTGCCTGGTACTTATAATTGTTCCTGTCAGCTACCAGGATATGATGGCGATGGTAAATGGGATGGAACAGGTTGCAAACTCATACCAAGCCCTGAGAGGTTTCCAAGCTCTGAGAGTTTTCCATTGATTAATAGGATTTCACTAG GTGTCAGTGTCAGCCTCTTGGTTCTAGTTTTGGCCATTTCTTGGTTATACTGGGGACTCAAGCGTAGAAAGCTCATCAAGCTCAAAGAGAagttttttaaacaaaatggTGGCTTTCTACTCCAACAACAACTTTCTAAGCACAATGGATCTATTGAAACAACTCAAATATTTACAGCAGAAGAACTTGAGAAGGCAACAAACAATTACCATGAAAATAGAATCCTAGGCCAAGGTGGCCAAGGAAGGGTTTACAAAGGAATATTACCAGATAACAAAATAGTTGCCATTAAGAAGTCCAAAATAATAGATCAAAGCCAAGTtgaacaatttattaatgaagtTTCTATTCTCTCCCAAATCAACCATAGAAATGTGGTAAAGTTATTGGGATGTTGTTTGGAGACTGAAGTTCCTTTGTTGGTATATGAATTTGTTACCAATGGTACCCTTTTCAATCTCATTCACAAAACAGACCATTCTTCAACGTTGCAATGGCAATTACGTTTACAAATAGCAGTTGAAACTGCAGGAGCACTTTCTTATTTGCATTCTGCTGCATCCACTCCCATCATTCATAGAGATATCAAGAGCACTAATGTACTCTTAGATGATAATTACAAAGCTAAGGTATCTGATTTTGGAGCTTCGAGGCTAGTTCCTCTTGATCATACTCAGTTAACCACACTAGTGCAAGGGACGCTTGGATACTTGGATCCAGAATACTTTCATTCAAGCCAATTGACTAAAAAAAGCGACGTTTATAGCTTTGGAGTTCTCCTTGCCGAGTTGCTAACTGGAATGAAGGCACTTTCTTTTGAGAgacctgaagaagaaagaaacttaGCCATGCATTTTGTCTCATCAATGAATGAAAGCCGATTGTTTGAAATTCTAGATCAACGAATGCTGAATGAGAGAAATGTTGAGCAACTTAATGAAGTTGCGATGTTAGCTAAGAGATGCTTAAAAGTGAAGGGAGAGGAGAGGCCTACTATGAAAGAAGTTGCAATGGAGTTAGAGGGCTTGAAAGCAATGACAAAGCATCCATGGGTTAAAGGCGATATGAGTTTAGAAGAGACTAAGTACTTGATCCAAAAACCATATGAAGATTGTGTTGGTGGTGTCAGTGGCAATTCTGCATGTTATGACAGCATAAGGAAACAAGTCAGCATATCAATACTTGATGATGGCAGATAA